From a region of the Corallococcus coralloides DSM 2259 genome:
- a CDS encoding helix-turn-helix transcriptional regulator, with the protein MAAYLGVSTAWVWKQVRANTGFPFVKLGTRNYRFSPAKVRAWVEQQPSEKRP; encoded by the coding sequence GTGGCCGCCTATCTCGGCGTGTCCACCGCCTGGGTGTGGAAGCAGGTCCGGGCCAACACGGGCTTCCCATTCGTGAAGCTGGGGACGCGCAACTACCGCTTCAGCCCGGCGAAGGTGCGCGCGTGGGTGGAGCAGCAGCCCTCGGAGAAGCGTCCGTGA
- a CDS encoding tyrosine-type recombinase/integrase, translated as MTSVYFRPNRVGKALVAAGKRLRRESPTYGTWWLRYRDEAGRKVRESCEARMEAEAERLVHEKAMRAERVRAGLEKMPVPPITCAELLEKYMAASQHLASIKPMQSQLRRWVGPHFGKKLVTQVTPADCEALLQKSRDAGQAATTTRVLYIRARLVFEYACKKLLVIEKNPWASVSHPPLPRRAVKVLRPEQIGALLAAAGPWRPLLLVAILTGLRRGELAALRWEDIDWSAGANGVIHVRRSWGRDTTKGGKERLVPVHPQLRPELEAYRRNAGATEGLVFPSTRTGGMRYATWPVTALLRNIAARAGVNLPEGFTFHGLRKQFGSLVHQATGDLVTTQRLLGHANPQITAAVYLATDVGHLEQQMGKVRLTVGAADEHVANTWATFQGESPAVHEAKALQIQGLPAMPATISADADSRWCRTQSSAWPRGLPGIPHALGRSGLDRPPHPERSRMERPALPHPRHSNDSSPLALAPNVLCPLHVRAPPAGVSASGDPSWKSASLAFGAALRCRARALVATRRAWR; from the coding sequence GTGACGAGCGTCTACTTCCGCCCCAACCGCGTCGGCAAGGCGCTCGTCGCTGCCGGCAAGCGGCTGCGGCGCGAGTCCCCCACGTACGGCACTTGGTGGCTGCGCTACCGCGACGAGGCGGGCCGGAAGGTGCGCGAGTCGTGTGAGGCGCGGATGGAGGCGGAAGCCGAGCGCCTCGTTCACGAGAAGGCGATGCGCGCGGAGCGCGTCCGTGCGGGCCTGGAGAAGATGCCAGTGCCGCCCATCACCTGCGCGGAGCTTCTGGAGAAGTACATGGCCGCGAGCCAGCACCTCGCGAGCATCAAGCCCATGCAGAGCCAACTGCGCCGATGGGTCGGGCCGCACTTCGGCAAGAAGCTCGTGACGCAGGTGACACCGGCCGACTGCGAGGCGCTGCTCCAGAAGTCTCGTGACGCCGGACAGGCGGCGACAACGACCCGCGTTCTCTACATCCGGGCCCGCCTCGTTTTCGAGTACGCGTGCAAGAAGCTCCTCGTCATCGAGAAGAACCCTTGGGCCTCGGTGAGCCACCCGCCGCTGCCGCGACGAGCTGTGAAGGTACTTCGGCCCGAGCAGATTGGGGCCCTGCTCGCAGCGGCCGGGCCGTGGCGGCCCCTACTGTTGGTCGCGATTTTGACGGGGTTGCGCCGCGGCGAGTTGGCCGCGCTGCGCTGGGAAGACATCGACTGGAGCGCTGGAGCAAACGGCGTCATCCACGTGCGTAGGAGCTGGGGACGCGACACCACCAAGGGCGGCAAGGAGCGTCTCGTGCCGGTTCATCCGCAGCTCCGGCCGGAGCTGGAGGCATACCGGCGCAACGCAGGTGCGACAGAAGGACTCGTGTTCCCGTCCACGCGCACCGGCGGCATGAGGTACGCCACTTGGCCGGTGACCGCGCTCCTGCGCAACATCGCCGCGCGAGCTGGAGTGAATCTGCCCGAGGGATTCACCTTCCACGGACTCCGCAAGCAGTTCGGCAGCCTCGTGCACCAGGCGACCGGGGACCTCGTCACCACGCAGCGACTGCTGGGCCATGCCAACCCTCAGATCACGGCGGCCGTCTACCTCGCGACCGACGTGGGTCACCTCGAACAGCAGATGGGAAAGGTCCGCCTTACGGTGGGTGCGGCGGACGAGCACGTGGCGAACACGTGGGCTACATTCCAGGGGGAGTCCCCTGCCGTCCACGAGGCAAAAGCATTACAAATTCAAGGACTTCCAGCGATGCCTGCAACCATTTCGGCCGATGCCGATTCTAGATGGTGCAGAACGCAATCGTCGGCATGGCCCCGGGGTCTACCAGGAATCCCCCACGCACTGGGCCGCTCCGGATTGGACCGCCCGCCCCATCCGGAGCGCTCCAGAATGGAGCGGCCCGCCCTGCCCCACCCCCGCCACTCCAATGATTCCAGCCCCTTGGCGCTGGCACCGAACGTGCTCTGTCCCCTCCACGTCAGGGCGCCCCCAGCGGGCGTCAGCGCATCTGGAGACCCATCATGGAAATCCGCTTCTTTGGCGTTCGGGGCAGCATTGCGGTGTCGGGCTCGCGCATTGGTGGCAACACGGCGTGCGTGGAGGTGA
- a CDS encoding fibronectin type III domain-containing protein has protein sequence MRSLSSSSSALASCRAGFASHVRVLVQRDATWVDLSTLLGGDYLLGASWSDSIEAPVSTASVTVVRNGPGGARLSLAPLVVASVLNTSGGAYVPLIHAGAYFRIEVAAAPLGAPRELVPSSSWTEAWRGRIDEVDPGPEEMTFSGRDLGGVLQDTHIETDRNYGSAAGVAVQSIIQSILNDNGMGSYGLYTPVNPSSVRGPYTQKQEPILDALRFLAEQIGWDVRMRWRPDANAFALTLWSPDRTTLTPVASYSPDYYLDASPVRQSLEHVRNVVQVVYSDKADLDATGARKRKTVEVSNAASIALVGRRWMRVALKASDLIDTGAEALRLANAGLSDLSESALSMTLTLPGIHWYLEPSDLIEVQPDGVRFDSAQALAIQSVDFEAASSGEARTKLELRGRPSTSLAVWASKESRPGVAPSVPFTGPSAPSGLTVTNTVNGFSLAWTPAATGPEWDSYELHISSSSSFTPSQATFRANSRATRFEVADLVAGRAYYARVIPRDAQGNAGPSSTEVTLEPRYVAPSMLLPTVTYAALPTNSDFEAQSDPELPPDGWALSPGTWGVDGFAESSTVLSGVRAVRLAPTAVDTKLGSQRFTVRPGDLYFASALMRGGPEGVGANYQGLLWIAWLDGNFNLLSISEVDRLQAGAGWQELGRGASVTAPGGARYGQLYVGKANALAYTLYVDSTRVIPQPRPPDYEHATLIGSSGWVGVGAPRNPNYYKNSAGDVVLGGAMRNGTFGVAAFVLPPGYRPLNEQRLLVDSGSLFGRVRITSDGAVTPISGSTTEFNLDGVRFRQEA, from the coding sequence ATGCGTTCGCTCTCCAGTAGCTCCTCAGCCCTGGCTTCGTGCCGGGCTGGATTCGCGTCGCACGTCCGCGTGCTGGTGCAGCGCGACGCCACGTGGGTGGACCTCTCGACGTTGCTGGGCGGGGACTACCTCCTTGGCGCCTCGTGGTCGGACAGCATCGAGGCGCCCGTGTCGACCGCCAGCGTGACGGTCGTACGCAACGGGCCTGGAGGCGCTCGGCTCTCGCTGGCGCCGCTCGTGGTGGCGAGCGTCCTCAACACGAGCGGCGGCGCGTACGTGCCGCTCATTCACGCGGGCGCGTACTTCCGCATCGAGGTGGCCGCGGCGCCACTCGGAGCTCCTCGGGAACTGGTGCCGTCGAGTTCGTGGACGGAGGCGTGGCGCGGTCGCATCGACGAGGTGGACCCCGGGCCAGAGGAGATGACCTTCAGCGGCCGGGACCTCGGCGGCGTCCTGCAGGACACGCACATCGAGACGGACAGAAACTACGGCAGCGCGGCTGGTGTCGCCGTGCAGTCCATCATCCAGTCCATCCTCAACGACAACGGCATGGGCAGCTACGGGCTCTACACGCCCGTCAACCCAAGCAGCGTGCGCGGGCCATACACCCAGAAGCAGGAGCCCATCCTGGATGCGCTGCGCTTCCTCGCCGAGCAGATTGGCTGGGACGTCCGCATGCGCTGGCGTCCGGACGCGAACGCCTTCGCGCTCACGCTCTGGAGCCCTGACCGCACGACGCTGACGCCGGTCGCGAGCTACAGTCCGGACTACTACCTGGACGCGTCCCCGGTGCGACAGAGCTTGGAGCACGTGCGAAACGTCGTGCAGGTGGTGTACTCCGACAAGGCGGACCTCGACGCAACCGGCGCGCGCAAGCGCAAGACGGTGGAGGTCAGCAACGCCGCGAGCATCGCCCTCGTCGGGCGTCGGTGGATGAGAGTTGCGCTGAAGGCATCCGACCTCATTGACACCGGGGCGGAGGCGTTGCGCCTGGCGAACGCCGGGCTCTCGGACCTCTCCGAATCGGCGCTGAGCATGACGCTGACGCTCCCCGGGATTCACTGGTACCTGGAGCCGTCGGACCTCATCGAGGTCCAGCCCGACGGCGTGCGGTTCGACTCCGCGCAGGCGCTGGCCATCCAGTCCGTCGACTTCGAAGCGGCCTCCAGCGGCGAGGCGCGCACGAAGCTCGAGCTGCGCGGGCGCCCGTCCACAAGCCTCGCCGTCTGGGCGTCGAAGGAGTCGCGGCCGGGGGTCGCGCCGAGCGTTCCATTCACGGGGCCGTCCGCGCCGTCCGGGTTGACGGTGACGAACACCGTCAACGGCTTCAGCCTCGCGTGGACGCCAGCGGCTACCGGGCCCGAGTGGGACTCCTACGAGCTCCACATCAGCAGTTCTTCCAGCTTCACCCCCTCGCAGGCGACGTTTAGAGCCAACAGCCGCGCGACGCGCTTCGAGGTGGCGGACCTGGTTGCGGGCCGCGCCTACTACGCACGCGTCATCCCCCGCGACGCGCAGGGCAACGCAGGGCCGTCCAGCACTGAAGTAACTCTGGAGCCTCGGTATGTCGCGCCGTCCATGCTGCTGCCGACCGTCACCTATGCCGCGCTGCCGACGAACTCGGACTTCGAGGCGCAGTCCGACCCTGAGCTGCCGCCGGACGGTTGGGCACTCTCGCCCGGGACCTGGGGCGTAGACGGCTTTGCGGAGTCCTCCACCGTCCTGAGCGGCGTCCGCGCCGTGCGGCTTGCGCCCACGGCGGTGGACACGAAGCTGGGCAGTCAACGCTTCACGGTGCGGCCCGGGGACCTGTACTTCGCCAGCGCGCTGATGCGCGGGGGCCCCGAGGGCGTGGGCGCGAACTATCAGGGCCTGCTGTGGATTGCCTGGCTGGATGGCAACTTCAACCTGCTCAGCATCAGCGAGGTCGACCGCCTCCAGGCTGGCGCCGGCTGGCAGGAGCTGGGACGTGGCGCGAGCGTCACCGCCCCCGGAGGCGCTCGCTACGGCCAGCTCTACGTTGGGAAGGCGAATGCGCTGGCATACACGCTCTACGTCGACTCCACGCGCGTCATCCCGCAGCCACGGCCCCCAGACTACGAGCATGCCACGCTGATTGGCTCCTCCGGCTGGGTGGGCGTCGGAGCCCCGCGCAACCCCAACTACTACAAGAACAGCGCTGGGGACGTGGTGCTGGGCGGTGCGATGAGGAACGGCACCTTCGGCGTGGCAGCCTTCGTGCTGCCGCCAGGGTACCGCCCCCTCAATGAGCAGCGCCTGCTCGTCGACTCCGGCTCCCTCTTCGGCCGGGTGCGCATCACGTCCGACGGCGCCGTGACACCCATCTCCGGCAGCACGACGGAGTTCAACCTCGACGGCGTGAGGTTCCGCCAAGAGGCGTGA
- a CDS encoding phage tail tube protein, protein MAEPQVLYAQNIHFAATAAGVLGPTTLLDGVTECSVSTSIDSIDANYFGSDGYKKNVTTLRGISINVSGHRHRGNAAQDLMESLVATGAVGYLTIIRDAAAEEGEQGLRYAVRVMSFDSGGPSSDVDKLTVSLTGQGAPVPV, encoded by the coding sequence ATGGCTGAACCCCAGGTCCTCTACGCCCAGAACATCCACTTCGCCGCGACGGCGGCCGGCGTCCTCGGTCCGACGACACTGCTCGACGGCGTCACCGAGTGCTCCGTCTCCACGAGCATCGACAGCATCGACGCCAACTACTTCGGCAGCGACGGCTACAAGAAGAACGTCACCACGCTCCGCGGCATCAGCATCAACGTCAGCGGCCACCGCCACCGGGGCAACGCCGCGCAGGACCTGATGGAGTCCCTCGTCGCGACGGGGGCGGTGGGATACCTGACCATCATCCGGGACGCCGCCGCGGAGGAGGGGGAGCAGGGGTTGCGCTACGCCGTGCGCGTCATGTCCTTCGACTCCGGCGGCCCGTCCTCCGACGTGGACAAGCTGACCGTCTCGCTCACCGGCCAGGGCGCGCCCGTCCCGGTGTAG